A genomic stretch from Maniola jurtina chromosome 26, ilManJurt1.1, whole genome shotgun sequence includes:
- the LOC123878288 gene encoding zinc finger protein 16-like, with product METQETKSNSMINKQPKPLEIAIFSFSCEVAKLKKNTTTGKYSDEFTFTKKPDGSTEYACKHCPSVFRSNNSYVQHYRQVHLKERPKLRACHLCDVKVPEAGRKHGVRVQALPERVPKQQQLRATLPPGAPEGAAQAACMPPVRRQSARYIKFTFTKKPDGSTEYACKHCPSVFRSNNSYVQHYRQVHLKERPKLRACHLCDVKKPDGSTEYACKHCPSVFRSNNSYVQHYRQVHLKERPKLRACHLCDVKVPGAPEGAAQAACMPPVRRQSARYIKFTFTKKPDGSTEYACKYCQSVFRSNNSYVQHYRQVHLKERPKLRACHLCDVKVPGAPEGAAQAACMPPVRRQSARYIKFTFTKKPDGSTEYACKYCQSVFRSNNSYVQHYRQVHLKERPKLRACHLCDVKVPGAPEGAAQAACMPPVRRQSARYIKFTFTKKPDGSTEYACKYCQSVFRSNNSYVQHYRQVHLKERPKLRACHLCDVKVPGFLKFTLMKKPDGSTQYACKHCPSVFRSNNSYVQHYRQVHLKERPKLRACHLCDVKVPGYMRAFHMEQHGLPAPSCGSCGKKFAYPHQVLRHQKTFHMGEKNFVCTTCNFRFSTNYDLKNHEKTHSSHKPFSCEYCSKTFRWKKSLKTHVMIHLGVKNHACAICKAAFVQQSSLKYHMAKKHPENPNLY from the exons atggagACTCAAGAAACAAAAAGTAACAGCATGATAAACAAACAGCCGAAACCTCTGGAAATAGCAATTTTTTCGTTCTCTTGTGAAgttgctaaattaaaaaaaaacactactaCAG gtaaatactcggacgAGTTCACGTTTACGAAGAAGCCGGACGGAAGCACGGAGTACGCGTGCAAGCACTGCCCGAGCGTGTTCCGAAGCAACAACAGCTACGTGCAGCACTACCGCCAGGTGCACCTGAAGGAGCGGCCCAAGCTGCGTGCATGCCACCTGTGCGACGTCAAAGTGCCAG AAGCCGGACGGAAGCACGGAGTACGCGTGCAAGCACTGCCCGAGCGTGTTCCGAAGCAACAACAGCTACGTGCAACACTACCGCCAGGTGCACCTGAAGGAGCGGCCCAAGCTGCGTGCATGCCACCTGTGCGACGTCAAAGTGCCAG gtatataaaattcaCGTTTACGAAGAAGCCGGACGGAAGCACGGAGTACGCGTGCAAGCACTGCCCGAGCGTGTTCCGAAGCAACAACAGCTACGTGCAGCACTACCGCCAGGTGCACCTGAAGGAGCGGCCCAAGCTGCGTGCATGCCACCTGTGCGACGTCAAA AAGCCGGACGGAAGCACGGAGTACGCGTGCAAGCACTGCCCGAGCGTGTTCCGAAGCAACAACAGCTACGTGCAACACTACCGCCAGGTGCACCTGAAGGAGCGGCCCAAGCTGCGTGCCTGCCACCTGTGCGACGTTAAAGTGCCAG GTGCACCTGAAGGAGCGGCCCAAGCTGCGTGCATGCCACCTGTGCGACGTCAAAGTGCCAG gtatataaaattcaCGTTTACGAAGAAGCCGGACGGAAGCACGGAGTACGCGTGCAAGTACTGCCAGAGCGTTTTTCGAAGCAACAACAGCTACGTGCAACACTACCGCCAGGTGCACCTGAAGGAGCGGCCCAAGCTGCGTGCATGCCACCTGTGCGACGTCAAAGTGCCAG GTGCACCTGAAGGAGCGGCCCAAGCTGCGTGCATGCCACCTGTGCGACGTCAAAGTGCCAG gtatataaaattcaCGTTTACGAAGAAGCCGGACGGAAGCACGGAGTACGCGTGCAAGTACTGCCAGAGCGTTTTTCGAAGCAACAACAGCTACGTGCAACACTACCGCCAGGTGCACCTGAAGGAGCGGCCCAAGCTGCGTGCATGCCACCTGTGCGACGTCAAAGTGCCAG GTGCACCTGAAGGAGCGGCCCAAGCTGCGTGCATGCCACCTGTGCGACGTCAAAGTGCCAG gtatataaaattcaCGTTTACGAAGAAGCCGGACGGAAGCACGGAGTACGCGTGCAAGTACTGCCAGAGCGTTTTTCGAAGCAACAACAGCTACGTGCAACACTACCGCCAGGTGCACCTGAAAGAGCGGCCCAAGCTGCGTGCCTGCCACTTGTGCGACGTCAAAGTGCCAG gttttttaaaattcacgtTAATGAAGAAGCCGGACGGAAGCACGCAGTACGCGTGCAAGCACTGCCCGAGCGTGTTCCGAAGCAACAACAGCTACGTGCAACACTACCGCCAGGTGCACCTCAAGGAGCGGCCCAAGCTGCGTGCATGCCACCTGTGCGACGTCAAAGTGCCAG GATACATGCGCGCCTTCCACATGGAACAGCACGGGCTGCCGGCGCCATCTTGCGGTTCGTGCGGCAAAAAATTCGCCTACCCTCACCAAGTGTTACGCCATCAGAAAACCTTCCACATGGGGGAGAAGAACTTCGTATGCACCACATGCAACTTCAGATTCTCCACCAACTACGATTTGAAGAACCACGAAAAGACACATTCTTCTCACAAACCGTTCTCGTGCGAGTACTGTAGTAAGACTTTTAGGTGGAAAAAGAGTTTGAAAACTCATGTTATGATACATTTAGGAGTGAAGAACCACGCGTGCGCGATTTGCAAGGCCGCATTCGTTCAACAGAGCAGCCTGAAGTACCATATGGCTAAAAAGCATCCTGAAAATCCTAATTTATactga